In Salvelinus alpinus chromosome 19, SLU_Salpinus.1, whole genome shotgun sequence, the genomic stretch TCCACAGATGCAGAAATAAAATTGTCTTTACTGGAGAACATGCAAGTAACTGTACTtccactggttacagtttgtacTAGAGAAGATAAGGGTGAATAACTTTGGGTAGTCTGATATGTGAAGTCCGAAAGATATATGGTTCAACTGCTGACAATAACATGTGATGGTTCAACTGCTGACTTGTTATCATTTTGGGAAAGGTGAGGCAGGGTGTGACTATTTGTATTGCTGTTAAAATTCCCTCTGCAATCACGTATGTCTGACGTATCACAAGATACCTGCAATTGTTAGTCATTATCAGTATAATCTGAGCCTGGGTTTTCCCAAGGATGGGGTTTCATCGACAATGACATTAGGTTTCCCTTTCTGGTGTCTGACATACAGTATCTGTGTGAATGATAGGGAATTGTCTAGAATTATAGGGAATGATCTAGAACGGTTTCTCCTTCTGGTGTCCAACATACAGTATCTGTGTGAATGATAGGGAATTGTCTAGAATTATAGGGAATGATGTAGAATGAGTCAATTGTATCGAATTATAGGGAATGAGCTTTATACATGTTTGTGTGATATGTATAAACAACAAcgaaatataaaaaaaattacatcGTTGGAATGGGAGCAAGTCATTGGGCTACTTTATTTCATGGGGTTTAGGCTCTTACTCTGTTCTAAGTCTTAACTCAACAATAAAAAACAAAACGATTTATTGCACACAACTCTCTATAAATAGCAGCAGACTACATCATTAGTATCAGAGAATAGAAACCGAaagtggtgggaggcagagaggaaaaacGAATCTGAATTTGAGGGGCGGGGCAGATCAGCTGTTATATACCAGGCTCAGCTGTACACGGTCACCATCTTCAATCGTAGAAGTTGTTTTTGTCAACATACCGATTTCTCAAAACTATTTGTTGAAACAGTTTGCAAGACTTCACAACAAGGACTTCTCAACAATATCTACTGAAAAAGGTAAGTATTTTTTTCATCATTAGGCTATAATACTTTATATAACTCTGCTGTTAAAGCTAAATAGCTATCAAGCAATTCTCTAACACATTATTTTAGTTATTACAATGGGCTGAATCAATGGTAACCTTGAATCCTGTAGGTTAATATAAAGGTTATAATATGTTGTATAAATTGTCATGAGCATGTATGATAATACCCCCTTATGTCTGTCAATCATCTCATAATGATTCTCACTCAATTCCAGCCATTTGAGTCAGCAGAAATGTTGATAGAGAGTGGACATTATATATTGAAAGCCTTATTATAAGACAAAGGATCATACATGCTTTTAACAAGTTACAAAGCATTATACCAGCAGGCTTTAAGTAAAGTGTTAAGACTAAATCATTCAATTGAGATATGCTATTGTGAGGCCAAATAAATAATACATGAAATCCTCTTTCAGATATCTATCATGGAACTCACTATAACACTTTTGAATGGGGACTCACATCCCCTGACGGTTCAGCCACACACCACTCTGGGGTCGCTCAAGAGTCTGATCAACCAACACTTTGGAGTGGCCATGGAAAGGCAGAGGCTGTCAGGTGTCAATGGGAACAACATCAGTCTCAGCGATGATTCAAAAACTTTGAGTGACTATGGCCTGCATTCAGGATCTAAAGTGATGGTGCTGATTACAGAACCCACTCACATCCAGGTGTTCCTGAAAAATGAAAAGGGCCAGACGCACACATATGAGGTGGTGTCAGGTGAGACTGTAACCCAGTTCAAAGCCAAAGTCCAAAACAAGGAGGGAGTCCCAGCCAACCAACAGAGGCTGATTCATGAGGGCAAGCAGCTCGATGATGGCAAGAAACTG encodes the following:
- the LOC139545298 gene encoding polyubiquitin-like codes for the protein MELTITLLNGDSHPLTVQPHTTLGSLKSLINQHFGVAMERQRLSGVNGNNISLSDDSKTLSDYGLHSGSKVMVLITEPTHIQVFLKNEKGQTHTYEVVSGETVTQFKAKVQNKEGVPANQQRLIHEGKQLDDGKKLEDYGVRNLSTIHLTLRLRGG